From a region of the Alnus glutinosa chromosome 1, dhAlnGlut1.1, whole genome shotgun sequence genome:
- the LOC133875190 gene encoding sulfate transporter 3.1-like, whose protein sequence is MGNMDYECPHRVAIPPSKPLVKSLESSLKETFFPDDPFRQFKNQPLSRKFVLALQYFVPILEWAPRYTFDFFKSDVIAGITIASLAVPQGISYANLANLPPIIGLYSSFVPPLVYAMLGSSKDLAVGTVAVASLLISSMLGKEVNHSENPTLYLQLALTSTFFAGVFQASLGLLRLGFIVDFLSHATIVGFMGGAATVVCLQQLKGILGLVHFTHETDLVSVMRSVFTQMHQWRWESGALGCCFLFFLLLTRYFSKKKTAFFWINAMAPLTSVILGSLLVFLTHAEKHGVQVIGHLKKGLNPLSVSELAFGSPFLMTAIKTGIITGVIGLAEGVAVGRSFAIFKNYHIDGNKEMIAFGMMNIAGSCTSCYLTAGPFSRTAVNFNAGCKSAVSNIVMATAVMITLLFLTPLFHYTPLVVLSSIIITAMLGLIDYEAVIHLWKIDKFDCMVCMGAFVGVVFGSVEIGLVIAVTLSMLRVLLFVARPRTFLLGNIPNSMVYRSIDQYPIANNVPGVLILQIDAPIYFANANYLRERISRWIYEEEDKLKSTGEASLHYVIIDMSAVGSIDTSGISTLEELKKNADRKGLKLVLANPRSEVIKKLDNSKFIEKIGQEWIYLTVGEAVAACNFMLHTHKSNPAAVELQPQDSNV, encoded by the exons ATGGGTAACATGGACTATGAATGCCCGCACCGTGTAGCCATTCCTCCATCAAAACCGCTAGTAAAGTCCTTAGAGTCGTCTCTCAAAGAGACTTTCTTTCCCGATGACCCTTTCCGGCAGTTCAAGAACCAGCCTCTATCCAGGAAGTTTGTACTAGCCCTACAATACTTCGTGCCAATCCTCGAATGGGCTCCTCGCTACACTTTTGACTTCTTCAAATCCGATGTTATTGCCGGAATCACTATTGCCAGTCTAGCAGTCCCTCAAGGGATCAGCTACGCTAATCTCGCCAACCTACCGCCCATAATCGGATTAT ATTCCAGCTTTGTCCCACCGTTGGTGTATGCCATGTTGGGGAGCTCTAAAGATTTGGCAGTGGGTACTGTGGCTGTTGCATCGCTTCTCATATCTTCTATGCTCGGGAAGGAAGTTAACCATAGTGAGAACCCTACACTTTATCTTCAGTTGGCTCTCACGTCCACCTTCTTTGCCGGAGTCTTTCAAGCTTCTCTCGGTTTGTTAAg ACTTGGATTTATCGTGGACTTTCTGTCACATGCGACGATAGTGGGCTTCATGGGTGGAGCAGCCACTGTTGTTTGTCTTCAACAGCTTAAGGGGATCCTTGGGCTTGTTCACTTCACTCACGAGACTGATCTTGTCTCCGTCATGCGGTCTGTATTTACCCAAATGCACCAG TGGAGATGGGAAAGTGGTGCATTAGGctgttgtttccttttcttcctcctcctcacaAGATACTTT AGCAAGAAAAAGACGGCCTTCTTTTGGATAAATGCGATGGCGCCTCTGACGTCTGTTATTTTGGGAAGCCTCCTAGTTTTTCTGACCCACGCTGAAAAACACGGCGTTCAAGTG ATTGGGCACCTGAAAAAAGGCCTAAATCCACTTTCCGTATCTGAGCTGGCTTTTGGGTCGCCGTTTCTGATGACAGCCATCAAAACTGGGATCATTACTGGTGTCATAGGCCTCGCT GAAGGAGTAGCAGTGGGAAGAAGTTTCGCCATATTTAAGAACTACCACATCGATGGGAACAAAGAGATGATCGCTTTTGGGATGATGAATATTGCTGGCTCTTGCACTTCATGCTACTTGACAGCTG GACCATTTTCGCGAACTGCGGTGAATTTCAATGCTGGGTGCAAGTCAGCAGTGTCCAACATAGTCATGGCAACGGCGGTGATGATCACATTGTTATTCCTCACGCCGTTGTTCCACTACACACCCCTTGTGGTGCTCTCCTCTATAATCATCACCGCCATGCTCGGCCTTATTGACTATGAAGCTGTCATCCACCTCTGGAAGATCGACAAGTTTGATTGCATGGTTTGCATGGGTGCTTTCGTTGGTGTCGTCTTTGGCAGTGTCGAGATTGGCTTAGTCATCGCG GTCACACTATCTATGCTAAGGGTTCTACTCTTTGTGGCAAGGCCACGGACTTTTCTCTTGGGCAATATTCCCAACTCCATGGTTTACAGAAGCATTGATCAATACCCAATTGCTAACAATGTTCCTGGGGTTCTCATTCTCCAAATTGACGCGCCCATCTACTTTGCCAATGCAAACTACTTGAGAGAAAG AATCTCAAGATGGATCTACGAGGAGGAAGACAAATTAAAATCTACAGGAGAAGCCAGCTTACATTATGTTATAATAGACATGAGTG CTGTTGGTAGCATTGATACCAGTGGGATCAGCACGCTTGAAGAGCTTAAGAAGAATGCCGATAGAAAGGGTCTcaag CTCGTGCTAGCCAACCCAAGAAGCGAGGTGATTAAGAAGCTCGACAACTCCAAATTCATCGAAAAGATTGGTCAAGAATGGATTTATCTGACGGTGGGAGAGGCTGTTGCTGCATGCAACTTCATGCTTCACACGCACAAGTCGAATCCGGCTGCCGTTGAATTGCAGCCACAAGATAGCAATGTCTAA
- the LOC133879630 gene encoding uncharacterized protein LOC133879630 — MVTTRSEALRGPWGDRMREHPQGGESSSRSSPTLEILNERIAQMEKEMYELEKKNAELQRQHAEDSNSATPQPVREEEQGEEMQPSSRGGRRERKKNQNAVDQKPQKNKTKKRMDKKLKEIIEKLEQRCDLLTEAAQHQRNGSTSRAGDLLQKSASPFADRVASFRLPEKFKVPDIKTYTGQEDPIEHLDNYRAHLELQGTPDEVACRAFPLTLSGNARDWYRRLPPKSIQNFDEFGKMFVTQFMAGVVRRKPAGTLMSIQQGRDESLKEFLQRFNQARLTTESPTEEFVHSALYQGIRKDGPLMADLARKPTRYLHEFMERADEFINQEVTLRALLGKGIAQTFNQGDKPKKKKEFHKKQDTAEPGIKKKFQDYNWTPLNAPIEEVLVAIKVDPMYEKPAEIVGTPHPRTADHYCAFHESKGHSTENCRSLRALIEKFIRNGKLVRFLAGQRGPPGFDWNPQPEERRNQPQRYREEPRERMERPRDRDREPNNRPADRDRRERSRSQAQLPGRENLREIHTISGGFGGGGDSSAARKAYARHLKEFEIYSVQRPQKMRKYKDLLIGFSNEDFVGVSLPHSNALVVTLAIVNHKIHRVLVDTGSSADIIYKSAFELMSIGQGKLVPVKGPLVGFSGEQVLPIGSIDLPVMAGTSPQEKTVMVKFLVVEGRSAYNVILRRPALNDLGAVTSTPHLCMKFPTNSGVPHVLHHHPEGWPHGRCRGRGEIANTVLGTDRGLRRVRSWRSG, encoded by the coding sequence ATGGTGACTACGAGGTCGGAGGCGCTGAGGGGCCCGTGGGGGGATCGCATGAGAGAGCACCCCCAGGGAGGAGAGTCTTCCTCAAGATCGTCTCCCACGCTGGAAATCCTTAATGAGAGAATAGCTCAGATGGAAAAGGAGATGTATGAGTTGGAAAAAAAGAATGCCGAACTGCAGCGACAGCATGCGGAAGATTCGAACTCGGCGACCCCACAGCCTGTCAGGGAAGAAGAGCAGGGCGAAGAAATGCAACCGAGCAGTCGAGGAGGacggagagaaagaaagaagaaccaaAATGCCGTGGATCAAAAACCCCAGAAGAACAAGACGAAGAAAAGGATGGACAAAAAGCTCAAGGAGATTATTGAGAAACTGGAGCAGAGGTGTGACCTACTGACGGAAGCGGCGCAGCACCAGCGCAACGGGAGCACGTCTAGAGCCGGAGATCTGCTCCAGAAGTCGGCTTCCCCATTTGCTGACCGAGTGGCCTCGTTCCGCCTCCCCGAGAAGTTTAAAGTCCCCGATATCAAGACCTACACCGGGCAGGAGGACCCGATTGAGCACTTGGATAACTACCGCGCTCACCTCGAATTGCAGGGGACCCCTGATGAGGTGGCATGCCGCGCCTTCCCGCTGACCTTGTCAGGAAATGCCAGAGATTGGTATAGAAGGCTTCCCCCGAAGTCTATACAAAACTTTGACGAATTCGGAAAAATGTTCGTAACTCAATTCATGGCGGGAGTTGTAAGAAGGAAGCCGGCAGGCACTTTAATGTCGATACAACAAGGGCGAGATGAGTCCCTTAAGGAGTTCCTCCAACGCTTCAATCAAGCAAGGCTCACTACCGAGAGCCCCACCGAAGAGTTCGTGCATTCGGCACTTTATCAGGGGATAAGGAAAGATGGGCCGCTGATGGCTGACCTCGCCCGGAAGCCAACTCGTTATCTGCATGAGTTCATGGAGAGGGCAGACGAGTTTATCAACCAAGAAGTGACTCTTCGAGCGTTGCTCGGGAAAGGAATCGCCCAAACCTTTAATCAGGGGGAtaagcctaagaaaaagaaggaattcCACAAGAAGCAGGATACAGCGGAGCCCGGGATTAAGAAGAAATTCCAGGATTACAACTGGACCCCCCTCAACGCGCCCATCGAAGAGGTCCTGGTGGCGATTAAAGTGGATCCCATGTACGAGAAACCTGCGGAGATAGTGGGAACTCCCCACCCGAGGACCGCTGACCACTATTGCGCTTTCCATGAGTCAAAGGGGCATAGTACAGAGAATTGCAGGTCCTTGCGGGCATTAATCGAGAAGTTTATCCGAAACGGGAAGCTAGTTCGTTTCCTGGCAGGTCAGCGGGGCCCGCCTGGGTTTGATTGGAACCCCCAGCCCGAGGAACGAAGGAATCAGCCGCAGAGATATCGGGAAGAGCCCAGAGAAAGGATGGAACGTCCCCGGGATCGTGATAGAGAGCCTAACAACCGACCTGCCGATCGGGACAGGCGAGAGAGAAGCAGGAGCCAAGCACAGCTGCCTGGTCGGGAAAACCTCCGTGAAATTCATACAATATCCGGCGGTTTTGGAGGTGGAGGAGACTCAAGTGCGGCGCGTAAAGCATATGCGAGGCATCTCAAGGAGTTCGAGATATACTCGGTCCAGAGACCGCAAAAAATGAGGAAGTATAAGGACTTACTCATTGGTTTCTCAAATGAAGATTTTGTTGGGGTCTCGCTCCCCCACTCGAACGCTTTGGTGGTGACTTTAGCGATCGTCAATCATAAGATACACAGGGTCCTTGTCGACACCGGGAGTTCGGCCGACATAATATATAAGTCAGCCTTCGAGTTGATGAGCATAGGTCAAGGGAAGTTGGTCCCGGTGAAGGGTCCCTTGGTCGGTTTTTCTGGAGAACAGGTCCTCCCTATAGGGTCTATTGACCTACCGGTTATGGCGGGAACTAGCCCCCAGGAGAAAACGGTTATGGTGAAATTCTTAGTTGTGGAAGGGCGGTCGGCTTACAACGTTATCCTGAGGAGGCCAGCCCTGAATGATTTGGGGGCCGTAACCTCAACCCCCCACCTGTGCATGAAGTTCCCGACTAACTCAGGAGTTCCGCATGTGCTACATCACCACCCTGAAGGCTGGCCACACGGAAGATGCCGGGGAAGAGGAGAAATAGCAAATACAGTCCTTGGAACCGACAGAGGACTTCGAAGAGTTCGAAGTTGGAGGTCTGGGTGA
- the LOC133875199 gene encoding uncharacterized protein LOC133875199, with protein MTEVVEAKSGAKTSSEGGDGTGTGEEISLKDKGNEFFKSGNYLKAAALYTQAIKLDPSNPTLYSNRAAAFLQLVKLNKALADAETTIALKPQWEKGYFRKGCILEAMEQYDDALAAFQTALQYNPQSSEVSRKIKRVSHLARDKERAQEVENKRLNVDMEKNLDTLKSEMSEKYGSEECWKDIFSFLVETMETAVKSWHESSKVDPRVYFLLDGEKTQTDKYAPNVNIDKAFESPHTHSNCSSFLRQYAEDSFSRAACLVTPKSIMSYPQVWKGQGSRKWKHGQHDGFFVQFESPSLRKLWFIPSSNEMGQTLCRDPEVLDIGAHELLPRLFKEKLSNS; from the exons ATGACTGAAGTAGTAGAGGCAAAATCAGGTGCGAAGACCTCTTCGGAAGGAGGTGATGGGACTGGGACTGGGGAGGAGATATCTCTGAAAGATAAAGGCAATGAATTTTTCAAATCAGGGAATTACCTCAAAGCCGCTGCTCTCTACACACAAGCCATCAAGCTTGACCCCTCTAACCCCACTCTTTACAG CAACCGTGCTGCTGCATTTCTACAGTTGGTTAAGCTCAACAAAGCTCTTGCTGATGCTGAAACAACTATTGCACTGAAACCTCAGTGGGAAAAG GGATATTTCAGGAAAGGATGCATATTAGAGGCCATGGAACAATATGATGAT GCCTTAGCTGCCTTCCAAACAGCTTTGCAATACAATCCTCAAAGTTCTGAAGTATCAAGAAAGATCAAGAGGGTTTCCCATTTGgcgagagacaaagagagagcTCAAGAAGTGGAGAACAAGAGATTGAATGTTGATATGGAAAAGAACTTGGATACGTTGAAATCAGAAATG TCTGAGAAGTATGGATCTGAAGAATGCTGGAaagacattttttcttttcttgttgagACAATGGAGACAGCTGTAAAATCATGGCATGAAAGTTCTAAAGTGGATCCAAGAGTCTACTTCCTTCTTGATGGGGAAAAGACCCAGACTGATAAATACGCTCCAAATGTGAATATTGATAAG GCCTTTGAATCACCCCATACACACAGcaattgttcttcttttcttaggCAGTATGCGGAGGATTCTTTCTCTAGAGCAGCTTGCTTGGTGACTCCCAAAAGTATCATGTCTTACCCACAG GTCTGGAAAGGTCAAGGATCAAGAAAGTGGAAACATGGGCAACATGATGGTTTCTTTGTTCAATTTGAGTCACCATCCCTGCGAAAGCTGTGGTTTATTCCTAGCTCCAATGAAATGGGACAAACATTGTgcag GGATCCAGAGGTTCTCGACATCGGTGCCCATGAATTGCTTCCACGGCTGTTCAAGGAAAAGCTTTCCAATTCTTAG